One Candidatus Paceibacterota bacterium DNA segment encodes these proteins:
- a CDS encoding DUF3977 family protein, whose product MKYLFAEMGIGNGSFFSTEIEEGLNERRVSQFLLPKKISDYYMRIWIWKRVLVISTKDGIKIKAKDIKRFKFLLGIGGESE is encoded by the coding sequence ATGAAGTATCTTTTTGCCGAGATGGGAATAGGAAATGGCAGCTTCTTTTCCACAGAAATAGAAGAGGGGTTGAACGAGCGTCGTGTTTCACAATTTCTTCTCCCTAAAAAAATCTCCGATTACTACATGCGAATATGGATTTGGAAAAGAGTGCTCGTCATTTCGACAAAAGACGGCATAAAAATAAAGGCCAAGGATATAAAGAGATTTAAGTTCTTGCTTGGTATTGGCGGAGAGAGTGAGTAG
- a CDS encoding quinone-dependent dihydroorotate dehydrogenase: MAFAIGVLYRHIVKPILFLFPADLVHEWALTMGEWFGRFSFTRGIAGAFLSFAHPSLQTEVAGISFQNPVGLAAGFDYNGRLIHIIPSVGFGFHTIGTVTHLPYEGNPRPMLGRLPRSQALLVNKGFKNAGVEHILSQVPLHARGPVGISIGSTNRPYPSFDAVVADIVSGFQKAIEHPLFSYFELNISCPNLIHVTSFQERPDTPEGLARILSALSALPLSRPVFIKMPLERTREEIDALVAVAEPFMFIRGFVFSNLVKDRSNPRLDPQEVASAGKGNFSGAPTREGANALISHVAQHYGKRFIIIGCGGIFTAEDAYEKIRLGASLVQMITGMVYFGPQRIGEINKGLVRLLKRDGYAHIHEAVGAAHR, encoded by the coding sequence ATGGCATTCGCGATTGGCGTCCTTTACCGCCACATTGTAAAACCTATTCTGTTTTTGTTTCCGGCAGATCTCGTGCATGAGTGGGCGCTTACCATGGGGGAGTGGTTTGGGCGCTTTTCGTTCACGCGCGGCATCGCGGGTGCGTTTCTCTCTTTCGCGCACCCGAGTCTACAGACCGAGGTCGCAGGCATCTCTTTCCAAAATCCTGTTGGGCTGGCTGCTGGTTTTGATTACAACGGGCGACTTATTCATATTATCCCAAGCGTGGGATTTGGGTTTCATACCATTGGCACGGTCACCCATCTTCCCTATGAGGGTAACCCGCGCCCCATGCTAGGCCGCCTGCCTCGCTCGCAGGCCCTGTTAGTGAACAAGGGGTTTAAGAACGCCGGTGTGGAGCACATCCTTTCTCAGGTGCCGCTACATGCTCGGGGGCCAGTGGGGATAAGCATTGGTTCCACGAATCGCCCCTACCCTTCATTTGATGCGGTGGTAGCGGACATCGTGAGCGGTTTTCAAAAGGCGATTGAGCATCCTCTCTTCTCCTATTTTGAATTAAACATTAGCTGTCCGAACCTTATTCACGTGACGTCGTTTCAAGAGCGCCCTGATACGCCCGAAGGATTGGCACGCATTCTCTCTGCACTCTCCGCTCTTCCTCTCTCGCGCCCAGTGTTCATAAAAATGCCACTTGAGCGCACGCGCGAAGAAATAGATGCACTGGTTGCGGTTGCAGAGCCGTTTATGTTTATTCGCGGGTTTGTGTTTTCGAATCTGGTGAAGGATCGCAGTAACCCGCGCCTTGATCCGCAGGAAGTCGCGAGTGCGGGCAAGGGTAATTTCAGCGGTGCGCCAACGCGCGAGGGGGCAAACGCGTTGATTAGCCACGTGGCGCAACATTACGGCAAGCGTTTTATCATCATTGGATGCGGCGGTATATTTACCGCAGAGGATGCGTATGAAAAAATCCGCCTTGGCGCATCGCTCGTGCAGATGATCACGGGCATGGTCTACTTCGGCCCACAGCGGATTGGAGAGATTAATAAAGGATTAGTGCGCCTCTTAAAGCGAGACGGATACGCGCACATTCATGAAGCGGTGGGAGCGGCGCATCGTTAA
- the dut gene encoding dUTP diphosphatase codes for MKLNIQLLRSDAMMPSYANSGDAGMDLYTVTRVVIKPKQLVVVPTGIAMALPRGTVGLIWDKSGLATKHGLKVMGGVIDSGYRGEVQVGIINLGTKAVTLEAGHKVAQMLIQKVEHVSLKKVASLSATKRGANGFGSSGK; via the coding sequence ATGAAACTCAATATTCAGCTTTTGCGCTCAGACGCCATGATGCCCAGCTATGCTAACAGCGGTGATGCGGGCATGGATCTCTATACGGTTACGCGCGTGGTGATAAAACCAAAACAGCTTGTGGTGGTGCCTACGGGGATCGCAATGGCGCTTCCACGGGGTACAGTGGGGCTTATTTGGGACAAAAGCGGACTCGCAACAAAGCATGGGCTCAAGGTGATGGGCGGCGTGATTGATTCTGGCTATCGGGGTGAAGTACAGGTGGGGATCATCAACCTTGGCACGAAAGCCGTAACGCTCGAAGCCGGACATAAAGTAGCGCAGATGCTTATACAAAAAGTGGAGCATGTTTCTCTTAAAAAAGTTGCCTCCCTTTCCGCAACTAAACGTGGTGCGAATGGCTTTGGTTCGAGCGGAAAGTAG
- a CDS encoding winged helix DNA-binding domain-containing protein — MDISDIALIRLQNQHIGSAPFHKPKDVVHHLGAVQAQDLPSAFWAVGLRMKRANEQTILDALAEGSIVRTWPMRSTLHFVAREDVRWMLDLMTPRVLSAYGHRMRFHGITTATYDKSRMLFEKALKGGKALVREELYAILEAAGIPARRASLGLHIIGRLAHEQLLCFGPRRGKQQTLVLLDEWVPRKGKPRERDDALRELAIRYFTSHGPAQEKDLAWWSGLALKDVRAGIAHAGKALASVEVEGATYWMAPQRAVPKVTGTAFLLPAFDEFFVAYRDRSASLEALHAHHINPGANGMLQPIIVVDGQVLGTWKRAIVKDAVQISLHFFDKPSAKVKTAVHEAGERYAHFLGTMAQINGL; from the coding sequence ATGGATATTTCTGACATTGCACTCATTCGGTTGCAGAACCAGCACATCGGGAGTGCGCCATTTCATAAGCCTAAAGACGTGGTGCACCACTTGGGTGCCGTACAGGCGCAAGATCTCCCCAGCGCGTTCTGGGCTGTGGGTTTGCGCATGAAACGTGCGAACGAACAGACTATTCTTGATGCACTTGCAGAGGGGAGCATTGTGCGTACGTGGCCTATGCGTTCCACGCTTCACTTTGTTGCGCGGGAAGACGTGCGCTGGATGCTCGATCTCATGACTCCCCGCGTCCTCTCCGCCTATGGGCACCGCATGCGTTTTCACGGGATTACCACGGCAACCTATGACAAAAGCAGAATGCTTTTTGAAAAAGCGCTGAAGGGCGGTAAGGCGCTGGTGCGCGAAGAACTCTACGCCATTCTCGAGGCGGCGGGTATTCCTGCAAGGCGAGCAAGTTTGGGTTTACACATCATTGGGCGCTTAGCGCATGAGCAACTGCTCTGTTTTGGTCCGCGACGAGGCAAGCAACAAACGCTGGTGCTGTTAGATGAATGGGTGCCTCGCAAAGGAAAGCCGCGCGAGCGAGATGACGCATTGCGTGAATTGGCGATTCGCTACTTTACCAGCCACGGTCCTGCGCAAGAAAAGGATCTCGCATGGTGGTCGGGGCTTGCTCTGAAAGATGTTCGTGCGGGGATTGCGCACGCGGGGAAAGCGCTGGCGAGTGTAGAGGTTGAAGGCGCAACCTATTGGATGGCGCCACAGCGAGCCGTTCCTAAGGTAACGGGCACCGCATTTCTCCTTCCGGCGTTTGATGAATTTTTTGTTGCCTACCGCGACCGTAGTGCTTCGCTGGAGGCATTGCATGCGCACCACATTAACCCAGGCGCCAATGGCATGTTGCAACCTATTATCGTGGTTGATGGGCAAGTGCTGGGCACATGGAAGCGGGCGATCGTAAAAGATGCGGTGCAGATTTCACTACACTTTTTTGATAAACCTTCTGCAAAAGTAAAAACTGCAGTGCACGAGGCAGGCGAGCGCTACGCGCATTTTCTTGGTACAATGGCACAGATAAACGGACTATAA
- a CDS encoding YbaB/EbfC family nucleoid-associated protein: protein MFDQLKQIMELRKMQEEIKKHVVVVERRGVKLSMRGDFEVTHLALNDQLDARTQSTVVVALLKEAREKIQKELAQKLAGSMSA, encoded by the coding sequence ATGTTTGACCAACTGAAACAAATCATGGAGTTGCGAAAGATGCAGGAAGAAATCAAAAAGCACGTTGTTGTGGTGGAGCGACGTGGCGTGAAGCTTTCTATGCGAGGTGATTTCGAAGTAACTCATCTTGCGCTCAATGACCAACTTGATGCGCGCACGCAGTCAACCGTGGTTGTGGCGCTTTTGAAAGAAGCTCGCGAGAAGATTCAAAAGGAGCTAGCACAGAAACTCGCCGGCTCAATGTCTGCCTAA
- a CDS encoding GNAT family N-acetyltransferase: protein MSFVISLSPVSVAHFEQLLAWRNQDDFVRFVTHRKYAVSSEVFARELAHDFECDRKEQFLCSTGTGVPCGTAIIYEDGDRTQLLVSVFIDTQFRHAGYGILATVAAVEYAFRYLRAESVRFDVCKENKNAAALLRRCALLEQQHASRKDLISFVITEQSFANILRGSRTFGALRGRYTITSQGG, encoded by the coding sequence ATGAGTTTTGTAATCTCGTTGTCTCCCGTCTCTGTGGCGCATTTTGAGCAGCTGCTGGCGTGGAGAAACCAAGACGACTTCGTACGTTTTGTTACGCACCGTAAGTACGCCGTCTCATCTGAGGTCTTCGCACGAGAATTGGCGCATGACTTTGAGTGCGATCGTAAAGAGCAGTTTTTGTGCAGTACGGGTACCGGCGTACCTTGCGGGACGGCGATCATCTACGAGGATGGCGACCGCACTCAGCTTCTCGTTTCTGTCTTCATTGATACTCAATTCCGTCACGCTGGTTACGGCATCCTTGCAACGGTTGCGGCGGTGGAGTACGCATTTCGTTATCTTCGAGCAGAAAGCGTTAGGTTTGACGTCTGCAAAGAGAATAAAAATGCGGCCGCACTGTTGCGAAGGTGCGCATTACTGGAACAGCAGCACGCATCACGCAAAGACCTCATTTCTTTCGTGATCACAGAGCAAAGTTTCGCAAACATTCTGCGAGGTAGCCGAACGTTTGGCGCCTTGCGTGGACGTTACACAATCACTAGCCAAGGAGGCTAA